In a genomic window of Mycolicibacterium neoaurum VKM Ac-1815D:
- a CDS encoding ArsA family ATPase — protein MSTSPAALDLGAVLGDTSNRVIVCCGAGGVGKTTTAAAMALRAAEMGRTVVVLTIDPAKRLAQALGIESLGNNPQRVPLAPEVTGELHAMMLDMRRTFDEMVVQYSGPGVADSILENQFYQTVATSLAGTQEYMAMEKLGQLLAEDKWDLVVVDTPPSRNALDFLDAPKRLGSFMDSRLWRMLLAPGRGIGRIVTGAVGLAMKGMSTVLGSQMLSDAAGFVQSLDATFGGFREKADRTYDLLKRRGTQFVVVSAAEPDALREASFFVDRLSSENMPLAGLILNRTHPTLCNLAADKATEAAAAIDTTKGEGNVSSAVLRVHAARAATAKREVRLLSRFTGANPHVAIVGVPSLPFDVSDLEALRAIGDQLTGS, from the coding sequence ATGAGCACTTCTCCTGCTGCCCTCGATCTGGGCGCCGTCCTCGGCGATACCAGCAACCGGGTCATCGTGTGCTGCGGTGCCGGTGGTGTCGGCAAGACCACCACGGCCGCCGCGATGGCGCTGCGCGCCGCCGAGATGGGGCGCACGGTCGTCGTGCTCACCATCGACCCGGCAAAGCGACTGGCCCAGGCGCTGGGCATCGAGAGCCTCGGCAACAATCCGCAGCGGGTTCCGCTGGCCCCCGAGGTGACCGGTGAGTTGCACGCGATGATGCTCGACATGCGCCGCACCTTCGACGAGATGGTGGTGCAGTACTCGGGCCCCGGGGTCGCCGATTCGATTCTGGAGAACCAGTTCTACCAAACGGTCGCAACGTCTCTGGCCGGCACGCAGGAGTACATGGCCATGGAGAAACTCGGCCAGCTGTTGGCCGAGGACAAATGGGACCTGGTGGTGGTGGACACGCCGCCGTCACGCAACGCGCTGGACTTCCTGGACGCCCCGAAACGGCTGGGCAGCTTCATGGACAGCCGGCTCTGGCGGATGCTGCTGGCGCCGGGCCGCGGCATCGGGCGCATCGTCACCGGCGCGGTGGGCCTGGCCATGAAGGGCATGTCGACGGTGCTGGGCTCCCAGATGCTTTCCGACGCCGCAGGATTCGTGCAGTCACTGGATGCGACGTTCGGTGGGTTCCGGGAGAAGGCCGACCGCACCTACGACTTGTTGAAGCGACGCGGTACCCAGTTCGTCGTCGTATCGGCCGCCGAGCCGGATGCTCTTCGCGAGGCGTCGTTCTTCGTCGACCGACTCTCCAGCGAGAACATGCCGCTGGCGGGTTTGATCCTCAACCGCACCCATCCGACGCTGTGCAATCTGGCTGCCGACAAGGCCACCGAGGCCGCCGCGGCGATCGACACGACCAAGGGTGAGGGCAACGTGAGTTCGGCGGTGCTGCGGGTTCACGCGGCGCGGGCGGCGACGGCCAAACGGGAGGTGCGACTGCTGTCGCGGTTCACCGGGGCCAACCCACACGTAGCGATCGTCGGCGTGCCGTCGCTGCCGTTCGATGTGTCCGACCTGGAGGCACTGCGCGCCATCGGTGATCAGCTGACGGGCAGCTGA
- a CDS encoding WhiB family transcriptional regulator — MQVSVTSSATYRSAATHAPTATPGAEAEARIAWVSQARCRQADPDELFVRGAAQRKAAVICRHCPVIAECGADALDNRVEFGVWGGMTERQRRALLKQHPEVVSWADFFAAQRKHRSAV, encoded by the coding sequence ATGCAGGTGTCGGTTACATCGTCTGCCACGTATAGGAGTGCAGCAACGCACGCCCCGACGGCCACTCCGGGAGCCGAGGCCGAGGCCCGCATCGCGTGGGTCTCGCAGGCCCGTTGCCGCCAGGCCGATCCCGACGAACTGTTCGTCCGGGGCGCCGCTCAGCGAAAAGCGGCGGTCATCTGCCGGCACTGCCCGGTCATCGCGGAATGCGGCGCCGATGCGCTGGACAACCGCGTCGAGTTCGGTGTCTGGGGCGGCATGACCGAGCGTCAGCGCCGCGCGCTGCTCAAGCAGCACCCCGAGGTCGTCTCGTGGGCCGACTTCTTCGCCGCTCAGCGCAAGCACCGCAGCGCGGTCTGA